The genomic stretch GGTCTGCCAACATGCGAAAAGAATTTAACTATGAAAGTAGTGAGCTAACTTTCAGAATTGTCAAGTGTCACGTCGCGCAATACACTCGCATATTAACGTAAAACGTATCGTCAGTAGTTTGCTCGATTAACTTTTTACATGACAAGTGTCAAACTGAATGTCATCCGAGTCTGGTTACTTTGGAATAATCGTATCTCACccaattgtgacatttttttcttcataatcaacgttcttaaagaggttttatcttcatCGTCTTTGGTGATGTTTTGATTCGATGTTCATTTGAATATCAACCTTAATACTTTATCAGTTAGGTCAATAttaatttgtgttgtatttctATCATTTTTAATGCGAGGGcttgtaaacattttaacatgTTTATGATACTACTGCTTACTGCTGATGATGGCTCcacaacgagtagtagataggaAAAATCAAtgatagggtaaaggcaccagtagtcagccttataacgcatttttaaagtttgtactctcgacgtttctacaggattagtcggataaataaacgcatgacatggttagatcaagtgtttattatagttttgaaataaagtatgtcaaaaaataacaatcctctttataatatctataattaagattaaacaaaaaatggcacttttctccagtagtcagcctctaaaatccagtaagcagcctttgtgtacccagtactcagcctttataaactattaataacaatgaaataaaaaacactattatttgtattaaagttaacgatattataatatttatcattcctaggtaggaagctagagtataggtaggtctaagtacctatactcttataagtacaattctcaTGCCACGAAATTTGTAAGCCATAGGTACTTCAAATTCTTCTTGCAaactaataaacactgtatttatcttcttattttttattaatgaatctgtttattgaatataattcattatttttaaatgctggTTGTAGGTGACGGTCGCCTACAGGAACATCTACGATagctcaaaaataaaaaagggtcTGATTTTACAAATGGATCTTATTAATAGGTTCTCACAAGTTATAGTTTTACGATCAACTTAAGCACTTAGGTTTACGTTCACTTATTTCGGGTCCGGAATGGCGACTGACTGGCTTGCAtgagtgatctgtcgataccccccgtcaggggggtatgaggggccgctaccgcacaatggctgcggcggctgtcgcgggtcgcttccccaccgactggtggggtggtctgttggccgtcattttggggacggtgtgggcaGCTGACTGACTGGCTTTTTCCAGTCCACccatatttgtatgttttagCGGCATAAATTTGGGCCAATCACAGGCAAGGATTAGCGGCTCTCATGATGGTAATGCCGCTCGAACGGAATTGTTATAACTTTGTCACATTAACTAACGCGAGCGGTTTAGCGTCTGTGATTGGTCCACGTTGCTGCGTAAAAATGCACAAGTTTAGACGTATTTTCCTACATTTTGTCTTTCCATTTGGTAATTATCTAGGCTTCCTACTTCGAGCTAAATCGTGGGGTTATATAACTATATGTTTTTAGACGAGTCTAATTAAGTTCTATAAGCTTGCAATAGTTTAAACGAGCGCATGATTACGGTTTAGCTACAAAGTCCAGATTTAATGAGCCAAATCTGTCAGTTCGGCACGTGTTATGCATATTATCTCATCCTACGGTTCAAGGAGAGAGGTGAAAGTCTAGATTTTACCTAGATCATAACCGTTACCTTTTTCCACAATGATACCCATACGTACTTTTACCCGCAGGTTCAGGCTTGAAGTAGGTATGAGTACCAAAGATTTTCCCCAATTATTTTGGGGAAATTTACCATTCCTATGTATTACCTGTTTAGCTCACATTCTCTCGCTCTAACCACGTAATATAAAGTATAGGCATAATCGGGCTCATTATTTCATGACTGGGATCAAGAAAGGTTCTAGGGCTTATTCTGAATTAACGGTTCAGTTTAGGTCTTAATTTACATTACAACTTAGACATAATACATAGTCTACCTAGGTCTTAGGCTACCTACGTTGATAAAGATCTTTATTTTTGCTATTACAACTTAAGTAAGGAATTTATAACTTAGGGTTATATACGGAATAATAACATACATTCGATTGCGTGTCGGCTGTCGCCCACACTCCCCTCGTCGACTTGCTACGTCGACTCTGGATCGACCGGCAAGACAGCCAGCCTGGTCGTGGGTCTTTTGAAGGTGCCGCCCTTGGTCCGCACCTCCGCGCTGCGAATGCCACCGTCTGGGCCCGGGTAAACTCGTTCAACCACGCCTCGTGGCCATACGTTGCGTGGGTAATGAGGGGTCGACGACGATGACTAGGTCGCCGCCCGCCAGTGGTCGCTCGCCCGTCGCTGAAGATCGTCGCGGGGCGAGGGTAGGTAAGATCTCGCGCACCCAGCGACGCCAAAAGGAGTCGGCGAGTGCCTGGCTGACTTTCCAGGCTCGTCGGTTGACCTCGCCACAGGGGCCAGTGAGAGGAGTCCCCGTGGGGCCGTTGAGCAGGAAATGGTTCGGTGTCAGTGCCTCGGGATCGCGTGGATCGACCGAGACATGTGTGAGAGGCCGAGCGTTAACGCACGCCTCGGCCTCGGCCAGTAGAGTCGCAAGCACCTCTTCCTTGGGCGCTCGCGAGTGTAGCGTCGCCATGAGAGCAGTCTTCACAGAGCGGACCATCCGCTCCCAGGCGCCGCCTTGGTTCGGGGCTCCGGGGGGAATGAATCGCCAGTCCAAGCGATACTGCAGGCCGTACTGCTGCAGTGCGGGCAGCCATTCTTCATAGGCAGCCCGTAGCTCAGCCGTAGCGCCACGGAAATTGGTTCCGTTGTCGCTCCACATAGTGCGGGGCCAGCCCCGTCGCGCGGCCATGCGACGAAGTGACATGATGGCGGAGTCAGTGCTGAGGGAATGCACCAGCTCCAGATGCACCGCCCGGGTCGTCAGGCAGGTGTAGAGCGCCACCCAGCGCTTCTCGTGTCTCCTCCCGATGGTAACTGTAATATGACCGAATAGATCTACACCAGTGTTTGTAAAGGGTCTACAAAATGGCTCTATGCGCGACAGCGGCAAATCTCCCATAGGCGGGGCGCGTGGAGTCGCTTTTCTAATGCGGCAGAGTTGACAAGTGCTTGCGATTGCACGCACAGTCGGTCTTAGGCGCAATATCCAATATTCTTGTCTAACATCGTTTACAACGCGTTCATTATTAGCGTGCGCCGCTCTTCTATGCATTCTAAATATAATAAGTCTGGCCAACCGGTTGCGTCCATGTAGAATGGCCGGACTCTTGTTGATAGGCACGGGTGCGGCGTCGATGCGCCCCCGCATGCGGAGCACGTTGTCAGCTGCGAGCTCGGGGTCCAGTTCGAAGAGCGCGCTGCCTTTGGTTAGAGGCTCGCCGCGGCGGAGGCTCCGTAGCTCGTCAGCGAAGTCCTCCTTCTGCGCTCTCTGCAATAATAAACGTTCAGCGGCCAGAATATGTTTGGTTTGTAAATTCATCGTAGCTTTGGATTTTATAATGTCTATAAATTGCAACATTCTTGCAGTGGTACCCAGTAGACGGTCGTAGCTTGAAAATCGGCTCACATCAGGCAACGGTGGCGAGGCAACCTCGCGACTCACAAAGCACTGCTTGACCTCCAGTACTTGTAGCTCTGGTTCTGGCTGGTTCAATGGTTCTTGTGGCCATTCTGTTGTCGGTAGCCGTAGGAAAGCGGGTCCTTGGAACCATCTGTGTGTTATGTCAAACTCACGTGTGCTGTCCGCTCGGGTGGCGTCGTCTGCGACGTTCTGGCGTGTCGGCACCCATCGCCACTGTTCTGGTTCCGTGAGCTCAGCGATCTCGCCCAGGCGGTGCGAGACATAGGCGCTGTAACGGCGTGCATTTTCCCGTACCCAATGGAGTGTTGTTCGGCTGTCGGACCATATTACGACTTCCGCTACCTCGTACCTGTGTTGCTCTAGGATAGTTTTCTTCAGTCGAGCTCCGATCAAGGCCGACTGTAGCTTCGCTCGTGGAATCGAAATAGAGCGCGTTGGTCCCACTTTAGCCTTTGCCACGATCAGGCTGACGTAGACCTCCCCTCGTCTTTCGATACGCCAATAAGCGACCGCTGCATATGCTTGTGAGGAGGCATCAACGAAAATATGGAGGGTTCGTCTCACCATTTCCATAGGTCCGTAGTGGCGGGGAATGCGCAGTCTACCGACGTGTTCTAGCGCTCGCAGCCATGTCTGGAACTCCTCACACTCGTCTGGTGGCAGCGGAGCGTTCCAATCCAAACCCAGGCTCCAGAGTCGCTGAAGCTGGATCTTTACTGTAATTGAGAAATAAGAGATTATTCCTAACGGATCATATATACTCATTACTGCGCTGAGAGTCTCTCTTTTCGTTGGAGCCCTTTTACGTTCCTTAACTTCGCTTGGGACTCGGATCATGGTAGTGTTGAAGCCGAGATGGTCTGTCCTCGCATCCCAGGTTAGACCCAATACCTTTTGTTCCTTATCGCCAATCGGTGCGGGTGTGTCGGCTCGTAGTTCCTCTGGAATCCGTTCTATGAGAAGTGGCGAGTTACTAGACCACCCGCGGAGATGAAATCCAGCGTGCGCATGGCAAGCGGATACCTCTTCGGCGTACGCGATAGCGTCTGCTTCGTTTTCATAGCTTGAAACGTAGTCGTCCATATAGTGGTTTCTAACTATGTCTTCAAGGGCCCTCGGGTAGCGGTTCTCATAAGCATAAGCATTATAATTTCTTACCGAATGTGCAAGGAATGGGGAGCTCGCGATTCCAAACACCATTGACCTCATCCGGTACACGTCAGGGACGCCGCTTCTACGCGCCGCTCGCCACAGGAACATCTGCGAGTTTCTGTCCTCTTCACGGATCTGGATTCTCAAGAACATCTCTTCTACGTCTGCAGTCACAGCAAACGCACCATCTCGTTCGCTTGCTTGTGAGAGATGCAGCACTCGTTCAGCTCGTCGCGGGGTCTGCGGCGCGCGTCCATATATTAACCAGCCAAGATCTATCCTAACTGCAGCGGGTTCTCTCCTTGTTCCGATACGAGCCTCAAGTGGAAATATCATATGCCAGTTGTCTGACCCGATGAGTACCCGAGGCGTGGCGGTGTCATATGTGGCCTCCTGCAGGCCTCTCAGGTGCTCGTACTGCTTAACTAATGTTCTTGGCACTTGTTGAGAGTTAATGCCTAGGTTCTTTACCGTTCTAAGTCTGACGAGATGGGTATGTCCTCCGGTCAGCCCGCGTATTTGTACCGTCACGCGTCGGCTGGGCTCGATTGTTGACATGGGACCAATCCCATTGATGTGTAGTGGCGCTTCCACGCCCACAGCACCCACGGCGTCGGCTATCGAATCCTCGCACAGACTAATAGTCGAGCCATCGTCACAGAGCGCGTAGCATTTGATCTCGCCTGTCGGTCCAGATAAAAGTATAGGTATTACCTTAAGCAAAACGTCTGACGGCTCTTGGTGCTCTGTGTTCAGCACGAAGTGGTGAGCCGGTAGTGCCCCCTCTCTTTCCGCCGTCGTCAACGTGTGCTCTCTCTGTGCGCGCTCGGGCTCGATGGGCGCGCTGGCAGGCGTAGCTGAGGCCGCTTCGTCACGCCGTGAAGATTGTAGTTCCCTTCGTAGGAGTATAGATTCATCATGCAGCAGCGGGTGATGCGGGTGCTGGCATCCTCGCTCTCCGCATACACCCGCCTTGCAGTTGCCACGCCTGTGTCTCCTGTTAAGACATTTAAaacaaatcttattatctttcGCCCATTCCCATCGAGCCGCAACACTCATATCTAATACACGTTTACAATTTGTAGCAGTGTGCACGCCACCACAGCAAAGGCAAGGTTCTAATTTGTCAGTGGTATACGTTTGCACACGACTTGAGTTATACTTGCGGATCGCTCCACCATTTGACGGCTGAGGGTTTGACGCTGAGGTTCTCCGGCCTACGCGTATGTCCTCACGCATAGGCGCTGGCGCGCTGCGACGATTGACGCTTCCGCGCGCATGGCTGTACTGCAATTCCTTGTCGCTGATGTCGAGCAGAAAGTTGACCATGAGCGTGAGCTCGCTCTCAGCCTGCTCGAGCTTTTCTTCTGCATACTGGCACCAGCGCGATCGGACGTGGGGTGACAGGCGTTCTGTAATTTCACGTATAAGAAACGGATTACCTGCATACGCACGTCGGTCTAAACTTGCAAGTGTCGTCACAATGTTCACTACTTTAATGGCAAAATCATTCAAATCCACTGCACTAGGCCCTAGGTTAGGCAATTTACGTAGTTCGTTTAGGGCTTTATCTATCTTTAGGTAATGCGTGTTTTGGTATCGAGGGAAATACTCCTTAAAGATAGATCTTGATCGTCgaagattattttattcgtgaaaGCTTAACTAGACTAGAGGCAACACTATTTTGCTCTACTAGCGTAACGATACTCAGGAGGTTGACGTTTACCGAACGAGTGCGTGCGAGGGAATGACGCGTATAACCGTATCCTTGGTCCTTTTGAGGTAACATTACTATCTCCTGATAACGGTGTAACGGTACCGAAAGTTTCCCACGCAACTAAAACTACGCTTAATTATACACAATAAAATGGACAATACTTCTTTGACTCTGCCGAAATTCTGCGGAGGTGaaccctaataaacaaatataatacaataacgttACGGAACTTAATGAGTGAACATTGAACAATAGTCGACCGTAACGGTTTCAGGTTATACAATAACATAGTGCAACCTTACGGGGTCCGGCTTACGAGAActaactgttattttattacgttgCTACGAAAATGGATTTACGTATTCTATTTTCTAGTTataaaactatttctatttctaattattaataagcTATTCTATATCTACATGCTAAACGATGTTGTAGTGGACGGACACGTCGGCTACATGGCTCCCTCCTCAGCGAAGCGTACGGGTAGACGAACGATGCGTCCGCTGCGGGTCATCCGTGATTGTCGTGAATCCGTAGGAATCAATACTGAGTTCTTATTTGTAGAAGATGTTGCAGGGCCTCTCCTTGCACAGGCCGGTGGTGTCGGTGTCGGCAGCATCGGCGTCGGCGGCGTCGGTGTCAGCGTCGGCGGCGTCGGTGTCAGCGTCGGCGGCGATTGTGTGGACGGCGGCGATAAAAGCGTCGTCGCTGGACTTGGTGTGTAGGTGATCACAGGTCCTTGTCTCTGCACCGAATTGGGCTCTGCATTTTCTGTTATGGTGTATGCAGGCTTAAGACGATCGATTGAAATTTTTGCCTCTCGTGTAGGTAACTGAATAGTGAAAACCTTGTCGGTTCGATTCAGTACTTTGTAGGGACCGTCGTATGGCGCCTGCAGTGGCTTTCTAACTGCGTCGACTCGAATAAACACGTAATCGCACGTAGTTAGATCGCGGTGAATGAAGATAGATCTTTTGTTGCTATGCGGTTGACTCGGTACTGGTTTCAGTTGTCGGATGGTTTCTCTCAGTTGTTCGACGTAGGAGCTGTCCATTATGACGTTGTTGCTTGTTGCGTTTGTTAGAAACTCCCCGGGTAGACGAATGTTGCATCCGTATGTAAGTTGCGCTGCACTTACGTTTGTGTCGGCGCGGAGCGCCGCACGGACACCTAGAAGCACTGTAGGTAGCTCGTTAATCCAACTTTTAGCGGATAAGAGTCTAGCTTTTAGTGCTGTCTTAATCGTTCGATGCCATCGTTCAAGGACACCGTTGCATATCGGATGGTACGGCGTTGTGCGCGTTTTTGCGATACCAAGCAGCTGTGTTAGGTGCGCAAATATTCGACTTTCGAACTGTCGACCTTGATCCGTTGTTATTGTAGCTGGGCATCCGAATCTTGACATCCATCCTTCGTAGACAGCTTTGGCGACTTCTTCAGCGGCGACTTCTTTTAGCGGGATCGCTTCGGGCCATCGAGTTGCGCGGTCAATGATTGTTAGGCAGTAACGGTAACCGTCGGACGTTGTTGGCATTGGACCGATGATGTCACAATGTACGTGTTCGAAACGGGCTGTAGGTTGGAACGTTGATAAAGTACTTGTAGTATGTTGCTGTATCTTTGTTCGTTGGCATGCGATGCATGCTTTTGCCCATGTTCCGATGTCCTTATTCATTGAAGGCCAGAAGTATTTGCTTGCAATCATCTTGCGCGTGGTGCGAGTGCCAGGATGACTAATGTTGTGCATATAGTCAAATACAGTGCGTCGGTAATCCGCAGGTAGGTACGGACGATCGTTGCCTGTAGTAGTTTCGCAGTATATGTTAAAGTCAGTTCCGGGAATCTTGATTTTTTTCAGTGATATATTTTCTTGTTGCTGCAGGCATTGAATGTCGCTATCCCTTTCTTGCGCTGCGGCTAACTCTTTGAAGTCGATCGGCGTTGGGCAGGTAATCGCGTCGATGCGCGAAAGTGCGTCCGCTACAGCGTTTTCCTTCCCACTTACATAGCGAATATCGGTCGTGAATTCGCTTATGAAAAGTAGGTGTCGAGTGCGTCGCGGTGATTCGCCGTCGTTTGATGATTTCGTAAATGCGAATGTGAGCGGCTTGTGGTCTGTGAATATTGTTAGCGGTCTTCCTTCAAacatttttctaaaatgttttaacgataaatatattgacaggaGTTCTCGATCGAACgtgctgtattttttttgagCTTCTGTGAACTTGCGCGAGAAATATCCGAGTGGCTGCCATTTTTTGTTAGTGAACTGTTGTAAAACAGCGCCAGCCACGGTGTTTGAGGCGTCACAAAATATCGCGAGTCGAGCTTCGTGCTGAGGGTGTGCGAGTAGGGCGGCGTTTTGTATGCTCGTTTTACACGCTTCGTAGGCTTGCGTAGCTTCTTCAGTCCATTCGATTTGCGACTTGTCTCTTTTCTTCGCGTTGTGTAGATACTTGCAGAGTGGAGATTGAATTATTGCGGCGTCTTTGATATTTTCTCGATAAAAGTTTATCATACCGAGAAAACGTCGTAATTCTTCGATTGTTTTAGGTTTTGGGTAATCGGCGATTGCTTGTACTTTTTCTCTCGGTGGTTGGATACCGTCTTTGTTCACTTCGTAGCCGAGAAACTTCACCGTAGGTTGACCAAAAACACATTTTGCGGGGTTTATTGTGATTCCGTATTCATCGAGACGTTGTAAGATAACGCGTAAATGTGCTCGGTGTTCCTCCTCGGTGGTTGAAGCTACTAGTAGGTCGTCGACGAACGGGAAAACGTAATCCAGCCCTCTGAGTACTTCGTGTATGAACCTTTGAAATGTTTGACCGCAGTTCCTTAAGCCTGGGCACATACGCGGGAATTCAAACAATCCGAACGGCGTAATGATCGCCGATTTTTCAATATCTCGCTCGCTGATCGGAAGTTGCTGGTAGGCACGATTGAGGTCGATCgtagaaaaaattgttttcccgGCGAGTTGATACGTAAAGTCGCGTATGCGTGGTATAGGGTAGCGATCGGGTATCGTGATGGCGTTGAGTCTTCGGTAGTCACCACATACACGTAGATCTCCATTTTTCTTAGGCACTACGTGCAACGGTGAGGACCATTGGCTCTTACTAGGACGACATAAGCCTTGTTCTATCATGTTTTGAAATTCTTTTTTGACCTGTTCGTAGCGATGAGGTGCGATTGGTCTCGCTCGGCAGTGAACAGGTTGACCAATTGTTTCAATGACATGCTCGACTGTGTGCTTCGGACTGAGTTTCATTGATGTAAGTCTTGTAATTCCAGGGAACTCAGCAAGTATGTCGTGATAGGTTTGTCCTACGCGGATGCTCCGAACTGTAGGTATGTTCGTTTTACAAATTTGTGCGTTTGTAGTGAGCAATGTCTTTCCGTCGATCAATCTTCGGTTCGTCACGTCGACTATTAACTCGTGATGATTCAGAAAATCTGCTCCGAGGATTGGTTTCGACACGGCGGCAACAATAAACTTCCATTTGAACGGACGGCGCAGGTTAAGGTCGAGTTCGTATGTTTTTTCGCCATACGTAGGTATAGTCGTGTTGTTGGCAGCGTATAGTTGAAACGATAGAGGAGATTCAGGTGCGCCTTTCGCTCTCGGTATTTATGGCATATGTCGTCGGTAGTTGGGATTTATACCCCTACCCTCAGGCTGTCTGTAATTATAGATTAAACTGTTAACGTGAGCTCCGTGTTTCAATATCGTTTCCTAGCCTAAATACCACAAATTGGCGACGATTTAGTAATTCACGCGTGTGTTTAGTGTTTAGTGGATATAGGTAAATGAAATCAAGCGATAAGAAGCAATTATGGCGAGTCACGGGAACATGTTTGGTGGCAGTCTCACTTTCGACCATCGAACACAGGAATGGGCGATATTTAAGAGTCGTTTAGGCCAGTTTTGCACGGCAAACGATATTACCGATGATTCGGATAAATCTGGAGCCAAACGAAAGGCAATCCTGTTGACGGCGTTGGTGGAAGACACGTACCGTGTTGCAAGGAGTTTGTTGTTTCCGACGGAGCTCGATAATGTCGAATATAAGACGCTTATACAGCATTTTGACGCTCATTTCGAATCAAAGAAAAGTTCTTTTGCCGAGcgttataagttttataagGCGGAGCAGCGCATCGGGGAAGATTTAGCCGAATGGGCAACGCGAGTGCGTAATTTAGCAGAGCATTGTGGGTTTAAAACGGAACTCGACACTATGCTTCGTGATCGGTTCGTCCTCGGATTGGAGGATATTAAGGAGAAGGAGAAGTTATTCGCGCAAAACTTGGAGAGTTTGACGTTCAACCGGGCGCTGGAATTAGCGCAAAGTGTCCGCTGTGCGCGCCAGGCGCTACGCGCCGCCgggcccgcgcccgcgcccgccgcggcggcgccggcgcccgtGTACGCCGTGCGGACCGGCAGCGGAGCGGCGCGATCTGCCGTCATGCTAGACTCTCGTTGTGAAGTGTGTGGTTATAAAAGTCATTCGAAAGATCAGTGTCGTTTTATAAATTTCACGTGCACTAAATGTAAGGTCAAAGGTCATTTGAAGCGTATGTGTACGGGTAAGGCGAAATACAGGAGCAACCATTTCCTGACTGCGGATGACGACGACACCATCACAGGTAGTTTCGatctttttaatataaaatgcacTAATGAGAAACCTATGCTCGAGACGGTGTCTTTAGCGGGCGAAAACATTTTATGTGAGATAGATACCGGTAGTGCAATTTCAATTCTTCCTTACTCATTGTACATGAATGTTTTCGCCGCGTACGAGTTGCAGCCGTCGTTAGAAGTTTTTAATTGCTATAATGAAAGTAAGCTTATTCCAAAAGGATGCGTTACGTTGCCGGTGATTTACGAAGGTCGCACAAAACAGATTAAAATGTTCGTCTCGGAAAATAAATCCAAGAAACCCGTTTTATTAGGACGAAATTTCATATGTGCGTTTGACTTGCAACTAAGTACCAAttactgtaataatttacaaaatctCGATTTGGGagatcaatttaaaaacaaatatgccAAATTATTTTCAGACGAATTAGgtgaatttaacaaatataaaataaccttaaaaatTAAACCCGATAGTACATTGAAATTTTTTAAACCACGTCCGGTGCCCTTAGCTCTTAAACCAAAAGTGGAGGCAGAGTTGCAGCGATTAGTCGAGTTAGGTATACTGGAGAAAATAGATCATTCCGATGTAGCTACTCCTATCGTCCCCGTATTGCGACCCGATGGAAATATACGCATTTGTGGCGATTTTTCGGTCACGCTTAATAAAGTTTTGTACTTAGATAATTATCCATTACCGAGAATAGAGGATTTATTTGCGAGGCTACACGGGGGAGTGGAATTCTCTAAACTGGACTTATCGCGCGCATACTCTCAGTTGGTTCTGGACGAGTCAAAACGCTTAACGTGTATAAACACTCATAAAggattattttgttacaataGGTTAGTTTTTGGTTTGTCAAATGCCCCGTTTATATTTCAACGAACAATGGAACAACTATTATCGGGAATAGAGGGAACGTGTATTTTTCTTGATGATATTTTAATTACGGGTCCTAACCGAGAAACGCATTTACAACGTTTAGAGCAAGTTCTGAGTAGGTTACAGGATGCGGGGTTGCGACTCAAACAGAGTAAGTGCGAACTATTTAAAGATTCCGTCgaatatttagggttccgtatcgaTAAAAATGGGTTGCATAAATCAGATAAAAAAGTGAAAGCCATTCTTAATTGTGAGTGTCCTAAGAATGTGAGCGAACTCAAGTCTTTTTTGGGCATGATTGGATTTTATAGATGTTTTGTTCCAAATACGTCCAGTATACTTGACCCCTTACACTTATTACTACAAAAAGGTGAAAAGTGGAAATGGGGCCAAGAGCAACAGGAAGCTTTTAACAAAATCAAGTGCGAATTAGCGTCCGATCGGGTGCTGGCGCACTATGACCCCGACCTGCCGACCGTGGTCACCGCAGACGCGGGCCCGCGCGGGTTGGCCGGCGTGCTAGCACAACGGCAGCGCGACGGCACAGAGCGTGTAGTGGCGTACGCTTCGCGATCACTTTCTAAGGCAGAACGTAACTATGCTCAAGTTCAGAAAGAGGCCGCAGCTCTCGTTTTTTCAATCAAgaaatttcatcattatttatATGGTCGATCGGTTCCATTTACCTTGCGCACGGATCACAAACCGCTTTTGTCAATCTTCGGCAGCAAAAAGGGCGTACCTGAACTAGCGGCTAACCGTTTGCAACGGTATGCGTTGTTCTTATCGGCATATAACTTTAATATAGAATATGTTAAGGGAGAAC from Cydia pomonella isolate Wapato2018A unplaced genomic scaffold, ilCydPomo1 PGA_scaffold_62, whole genome shotgun sequence encodes the following:
- the LOC133534153 gene encoding uncharacterized protein LOC133534153 isoform X1, translated to MTPEPWQHCPLQSVPRSRRVHTPPVSPPAVRARTSERRQYEVCNNRMQCADYCRCGSREQSSSVTAGLEQVMSQLVALNSRPTSSKQVWDLPGFSGLTSEWTTFHTAYIESTARYKFTNWENLSRLRHCLKGEARDCVLHMLASSADPELIIRVLKKNFGRSDLLIYKALNELRKLPNLGPSAVDLNDFAIKVVNIVTTLASLDRRAYAGNPFLIREITERLSPHVRSRWCQYAEEKLEQAESELTLMVNFLLDISDKELQYSHARGSVNRRSAPAPMREDIRVGRRTSASNPQPSNGGAIRKYNSSRVQTYTTDKLEPCLCCGGVHTATNCKRVLDMSVAARWEWAKDNKICFKCLNRRHRRGNCKAGVCGERGCQHPHHPLLHDESILLRRELQSSRRDEAASATPASAPIEPERAQREHTLTTAEREGALPAHHFVLNTEHQEPSDVLLKVIPILLSGPTGEIKCYALCDDGSTISLCEDSIADAVGAVGVEAPLHINGIGPMSTIEPSRRVTVQIRGLTGGHTHLVRLRTVKNLGINSQQVPRTLVKQYEHLRGLQEATYDTATPRVLIGSDNWHMIFPLEARIGTRREPAAVRIDLGWLIYGRAPQTPRRAERVLHLSQASERDGAFAVTADVEEMFLRIQIREEDRNSQMFLWRAARRSGVPDVYRMRSMVFGIASSPFLAHSVRNYNAYAYENRYPRALEDIVRNHYMDDYVSSYENEADAIAYAEEVSACHAHAGFHLRGWSSNSPLLIERIPEELRADTPAPIGDKEQKVLGLTWDARTDHLGFNTTMIRVPSEVKERKRAPTKRETLSAVMSIYDPLGIISYFSITVKIQLQRLWSLGLDWNAPLPPDECEEFQTWLRALEHVGRLRIPRHYGPMEMVRRTLHIFVDASSQAYAAVAYWRIERRGEVYVSLIVAKAKVGPTRSISIPRAKLQSALIGARLKKTILEQHRYEVAEVVIWSDSRTTLHWVRENARRYSAYVSHRLGEIAELTEPEQWRWVPTRQNVADDATRADSTREFDITHRWFQGPAFLRLPTTEWPQEPLNQPEPELQVLEVKQCFVSREVASPPLPDVSRFSSYDRLLGTTARMLQFIDIIKSKATMNLQTKHILAAERLLLQRAQKEDFADELRSLRRGEPLTKGSALFELDPELAADNVLRMRGRIDAAPVPINKSPAILHGRNRLARLIIFRMHRRAAHANNERVVNDVRQEYWILRLRPTVRAIASTCQLCRIRKATPRAPPMGDLPLSRIEPFCRPFTNTGVDLFGHITVTIGRRHEKRWVALYTCLTTRAVHLELVHSLSTDSAIMSLRRMAARRGWPRTMWSDNGTNFRGATAELRAAYEEWLPALQQYGLQYRLDWRFIPPGAPNQGGAWERMVRSVKTALMATLHSRAPKEEVLATLLAEAEACVNARPLTHVSVDPRDPEALTPNHFLLNGPTGTPLTGPCGEVNRRAWKVSQALADSFWRRWVREILPTLAPRRSSATGERPLAGGDLVIVVDPSLPTQRMATRRG
- the LOC133534153 gene encoding uncharacterized protein LOC133534153 isoform X2, which translates into the protein MVNFLLDISDKELQYSHARGSVNRRSAPAPMREDIRVGRRTSASNPQPSNGGAIRKYNSSRVQTYTTDKLEPCLCCGGVHTATNCKRVLDMSVAARWEWAKDNKICFKCLNRRHRRGNCKAGVCGERGCQHPHHPLLHDESILLRRELQSSRRDEAASATPASAPIEPERAQREHTLTTAEREGALPAHHFVLNTEHQEPSDVLLKVIPILLSGPTGEIKCYALCDDGSTISLCEDSIADAVGAVGVEAPLHINGIGPMSTIEPSRRVTVQIRGLTGGHTHLVRLRTVKNLGINSQQVPRTLVKQYEHLRGLQEATYDTATPRVLIGSDNWHMIFPLEARIGTRREPAAVRIDLGWLIYGRAPQTPRRAERVLHLSQASERDGAFAVTADVEEMFLRIQIREEDRNSQMFLWRAARRSGVPDVYRMRSMVFGIASSPFLAHSVRNYNAYAYENRYPRALEDIVRNHYMDDYVSSYENEADAIAYAEEVSACHAHAGFHLRGWSSNSPLLIERIPEELRADTPAPIGDKEQKVLGLTWDARTDHLGFNTTMIRVPSEVKERKRAPTKRETLSAVMSIYDPLGIISYFSITVKIQLQRLWSLGLDWNAPLPPDECEEFQTWLRALEHVGRLRIPRHYGPMEMVRRTLHIFVDASSQAYAAVAYWRIERRGEVYVSLIVAKAKVGPTRSISIPRAKLQSALIGARLKKTILEQHRYEVAEVVIWSDSRTTLHWVRENARRYSAYVSHRLGEIAELTEPEQWRWVPTRQNVADDATRADSTREFDITHRWFQGPAFLRLPTTEWPQEPLNQPEPELQVLEVKQCFVSREVASPPLPDVSRFSSYDRLLGTTARMLQFIDIIKSKATMNLQTKHILAAERLLLQRAQKEDFADELRSLRRGEPLTKGSALFELDPELAADNVLRMRGRIDAAPVPINKSPAILHGRNRLARLIIFRMHRRAAHANNERVVNDVRQEYWILRLRPTVRAIASTCQLCRIRKATPRAPPMGDLPLSRIEPFCRPFTNTGVDLFGHITVTIGRRHEKRWVALYTCLTTRAVHLELVHSLSTDSAIMSLRRMAARRGWPRTMWSDNGTNFRGATAELRAAYEEWLPALQQYGLQYRLDWRFIPPGAPNQGGAWERMVRSVKTALMATLHSRAPKEEVLATLLAEAEACVNARPLTHVSVDPRDPEALTPNHFLLNGPTGTPLTGPCGEVNRRAWKVSQALADSFWRRWVREILPTLAPRRSSATGERPLAGGDLVIVVDPSLPTQRMATRRG